From a single Aspergillus puulaauensis MK2 DNA, chromosome 2, nearly complete sequence genomic region:
- a CDS encoding uncharacterized protein (COG:G;~EggNog:ENOG410Q2MU;~InterPro:IPR018225,IPR013785,IPR001585;~PFAM:PF00923;~antiSMASH:Cluster_2.11;~go_function: GO:0003824 - catalytic activity [Evidence IEA];~go_process: GO:0005975 - carbohydrate metabolic process [Evidence IEA]): MVPSNVNLLEYLRSKTQIDLDTFDVTVVEEFGKCVDCTSNQYEYYTELAKPARKDILEKTLELSSNLHEDFREVTFEELAVEVSAVLLGHEMLPAFTGCLHVMANPNYAYSRQKVVETAKRIHSIFALIDPFFPTARIVIKVAATWEGLQACRELRDYGIKTLATTVFTMEQVILAGEAGCVSISPFIHELRILLEPEDPHPQLGLCVQAQEYYKRESLPTKVKACANASLDELVQLAGVDALTIVPGDLEALKSTCRDTKEVTGMSLFKADGSAQDEIQVSYINDEGKYRADFGRAQDGRAQGKLAETIDIFRDFQTKAEAVIRNARA; encoded by the exons ATGGTTCCATCTAACGTGAATTTGCTGGAATACCTTCGCTCCAAGACGCAAATTGATCTGGACACTTTTGACGTGACAG TCGTTGAGGAATTCGGCAAATGCGTCGACTGCACATCAAACCAG TATGAATACTACACGGAGCTCGCGAAGCCAGCCAGAAAGGACATCTTAGAGAAGACGCTGGAGCTGTCCTCGAATCTCCATGAAGACTTCCGTGAGGTGACATTTGAAGAACTGGCAGTGGAAGTCTCA GCAGTCCTCCTGGGCCATGAAATGCTACCAGCCTTCACAGGGTGTCTCCACGTCATGGCAAATCCCAATTACGCTTATTCGAGACAGAAGGTCGTTGAGACTGCGAAAA GAATCCACAGCATATTCGCCCTCATCGATCCGTTCTTCCCCACTGCTCGGATCGTAATCAAGGTCGCTGCAACCTGGGAAGGCCTCCAGGCATGTCGAGAACTACGAGACTACGGCATAAAGACGCTCGCGACAACAGTGTTTACTATGGAGCAGGTTATCTTAGCAGGAGAGGCTGGATGCGTGTCGATCTCGCCGTTCATACACGAGCTGCGGATCCTCCTTGAACCGGA GGACCCTCATCCGCAACTCGGCCTCTGCGTTCAGGCTCAGGAGTACTACAAGCGAGAGTCTCTGCCGACCAAGGTCAAGGCCTGTGCGAATGCCAGTCTCGATGAGCTTGTACAGCTTGCTGGGGTTGACGCCCTTACGATCGTACCGGGTGACCTAGAAGCGCTCAAGTCTACTTGTCGAGACACAAAAGAAGTAACTGGCATGTCCCTGTTCAAGGCCGATGGCTCCGCCCAAGATGAGATCCAGGTGTCTTATATCAATGATGAGGGTAAGTACCGTGCGGACTTTGGGCGGGCACAAGATGGAAGAGCGCAGGGAAAGCTTGCTGAG ACCATTGATATCTTTCGTGACTTTCAAaccaaggctgaggctgtgaTCAGGAATGCCAGGGCGTAA
- a CDS encoding ankyrin repeat domain-containing protein (InterPro:IPR002110,IPR020683,IPR036770;~PFAM:PF13606;~antiSMASH:Cluster_2.11;~go_function: GO:0005515 - protein binding [Evidence IEA]) — protein sequence MSGFLDLPAELIEIIGDASNTQGDLLALSRTCQWCYSILNPRLIPYNIRNNQSSGLRQAARLGDLHLAWRFLCRKGADINSKVTHRDGTFETPLLIAMEHSNEDMILLLLDHGADPEMGAREYSPGIFFEACATGKLQVMRKLVEMGCVNDFRRFPLSYFTVTSLPMLEILLECFDAQDPSPDGEQLSQMLFDAASDGAVDIVQALLDRGVPANPSGTLVSASRAPLYGAILGESPEVANLLLQNGADLCYDIQDLRRICNDFWPCWALRLDNERKRRRHEVLELLRLATASVPDHVDRAVVREMIQSLKV from the coding sequence ATGAGCGGGTTCCTGGATCTGCCAGCCGAGCTAATCGAGATAATTGGGGACGCATCAAACACCCAAGGCGACCTTCTGGCTCTATCCCGAACCTGCCAATGGTGCTATAGCATCCTCAACCCACGGTTGATCCCGTACAACATCAGAAACAACCAAAGCTCCGGTCTTCGCCAGGCAGCTCGTCTAGGCGACCTGCATCTCGCCTGGCGGTTCCTCTGCCGTAAAGGAGCTGACATTAATAGCAAAGTCACCCATCGGGATGGTACCTTTGAAACGCCTCTACTTATTGCCATGGAGCACAGTAACGAAGACATGATCCTGCTGTTGCTTGACCACGGAGCAGACCCAGAAATGGGCGCCAGGGAGTACAGTCCCGGGATATTCTTCGAAGCCTGCGCAACTGGCAAGCTCCAAGTTATGCGCAAGCTCGTGGAAATGGGATGCGTGAATGACTTTCGCAGATTTCCCCTGTCCTATTTCACAGTGACAAGCCTGCCCATGCTTGAGATACTCCTGGAGTGTTTCGACGCACAGGACCCCAGCCCTGATGGAGAACAGCTTTCCCAGATGCTTTTCGACGCGGCGTCTGATGGTGCTGTAGACATCGTTCAAGCGCTACTCGATAGGGGCGTCCCTGCTAATCCGAGCGGAACTTTGGTGTCTGCATCACGAGCGCCGTTATACGGTGCTATCTTGGGTGAGTCTCCTGAGGTTGccaaccttcttctgcagaaTGGGGCGGACTTGTGCTATGATATTCAGGACCTCAGGCGGATTTGCAATGACTTCTGGCCATGTTGGGCTCTTCGACTAGATAATGAGCGTAAACGCCGACGACATGAAGTACTGGAGCTTCTGCGGTTGGCCACTGCTTCCGTTCCTGATCATGTTGATCGTGCTGTAGTGCGAGAGATGATTCAATCTCTCAAGGTCTGA
- a CDS encoding putative NRPS-like protein biosynthetic cluster (COG:Q;~EggNog:ENOG410Q2HE;~InterPro:IPR000873,IPR009081,IPR036291,IPR036736, IPR010080,IPR020806,IPR013120,IPR042099,IPR010071, IPR020845;~PFAM:PF00501,PF01073,PF00550,PF01370,PF07993;~SMCOG1002:AMP-dependent synthetase and ligase;~antiSMASH:Cluster_2.11;~go_function: GO:0031177 - phosphopantetheine binding [Evidence IEA]): MAATASNDLGLARLLQQRLRSFGDNIAIEQGQNTVTFNEVHQRALSVCKAIRTLVLENEQPVPILATRGIHHVVCQVAAIYAGGTCVPVDVDLPDTHIESLLQHIGASTVLTDTENSHRCPSLQHILVNSSIPQTNGVVAQAIEISDNGPTSCCHIFFTSGSTGNPKAVQVLAKGIINLVFNDTFQPISRGSRVGHVCNIGFDVSLWEIWSSLLHGAVLITFNRHEILDPPDFAQKLIQDRVDVLWQTTSLLATIAHICPSAYAPLDTLLTGGEAINIQTMRTIFSNGPPRRLFNVYGPTELSVLATYHEVSPEDVQKGNIPIGRPLAGYKAFIVDENLNLLPDGEVGELVVGGTGVAAGYIGNPGKTALAFFNAPHLYREGLLYRTGDLVLRNKAGLLEYLGRRDNEVKIRGQRVDLESIERCLLQTDLVSTAVALKVAESAGGSTLLVAYVVPSASDISPALVKEEYARLFPHLMMPRLQAVDAIALTPSGKVDRKRLVCEFEQELQNYSSLCESRKSTSIQDRLQDLWGGVLKLPTDGLRGEDDFFAIGGTSLHAARLIFRINESFHISLRVAALFESPTLSEMCDEVKQAKCGGQPDNVMETPLWVQDMALGGDLKRLNGSVPDWRSRTEGHVFLTGATGFVGSFMLVDLLAHPQVQTVACLVRAENEARAFLRIQNALKRFGLAIQPEVAGKIIAIPGDLAHDELGLDQEQYQRWARWSSVVFHLAAHVNFVQPYPSHRAVNVLGTINMIRFSQEGRQKALHYTSSISAYGPTGLVNQSRYLTENERPELHKNALEFDTGYAQSQFTAETVLWNAIDIGIPIAIHRLGLVLGHSKTGRMNSDDFVSRLVTACIQTGVYPSLPRHREEIVPVDFVVSSILQISSDSQNLGQAYNIVQPQQDSMSLHSLFHLVNQQYTGRSLRGVPYMEWVATLSETSNHPLSSLIPMLKDKVWNDHSQWQMQQDMPIFRTDNLQLALSNTPDSFRCPSPRTLVQLYIPQWVKHVPSVKNIHR; this comes from the coding sequence ATGGCGGCGACAGCTTCGAACGATCTCGGCCTTGCGCGCCTTCTGCAGCAACGCCTGCGGTCCTTTGGTGATAATATCGCCATTGAGCAAGGGCAAAATACAGTGACATTCAATGAGGTACACCAAAGAGCATTATCCGTATGCAAGGCAATACGTACGCTCGTGTTGGAAAACGAGCAACCGGTTCCAATTCTCGCCACGCGAGGCATCCACCATGTTGTCTGTCAAGTTGCAGCCATATATGCCGGTGGCACCTGTGTGCCGGTGGACGTTGACCTTCCTGACACACATATTGAATCTCTTCTACAACACATCGGAGCTTCTACTGTTTTGACAGATACTGAGAACTCGCACCGCTGTCCCTCCCTTCAACATATACTTGTGAACAGTTCCATACCTCAAACAAACGGCGTTGTTGCACAAGCCATCGAGATATCTGATAATGGCCCGACATCCTGCTGCCATATCTTCTTCACTTCCGGCTCAACAGGGAATCCCAAAGCCGTCCAGGTTCTAGCCAAAGGGATCATCAATCTCGTCTTCAACGACACCTTCCAGCCTATATCCCGAGGCAGCCGAGTCGGCCACGTCTGCAACATCGGATTCGATGTCTCGCTGTGGGAAATCTGGTCCTCCCTCTTACACGGCGCAGTTCTCATAACGTTCAATCGGCATGAAATACTCGATCCGCCAGACTTTGCACAGAAGCTCATTCAGGACAGGGTCGATGTACTCTGGCAGACAACGTCCCTTTTGGCAACCATCGCCCATATTTGTCCTTCCGCGTACGCACCGCTTGATACACTGTTGACAGGAGGCGAGGCAATAAATATCCAGACGATGCGAACTATATTCAGCAATGGGCCGCCTCGGCGCTTGTTCAACGTATATGGGCCAACTGAGCTTTCGGTCCTTGCGACGTACCATGAGGTCTCCCCTGAAGACGTCCAAAAGGGGAATATACCGATCGGAAGGCCGCTGGCGGGATATAAGGCGTTTATCGTCGACGAGAACCTCAATCTACTTCCTGATGGGGAGGTTGGGGAGCTTGTCGTTGGTGGCACAGGCGTTGCTGCCGGCTACATAGGCAACCCAGGAAAGACAGCATTGGCTTTCTTTAACGCTCCTCATCTTTACAGAGAAGGCTTGCTCTATCGGACCGGCGACCTTGTTTTGAGGAATAAAGCCGGGCTACTGGAGTATCTTGGCCGGCGAGACAATGAGGTCAAGATCCGCGGGCAGAGGGTTGACCTCGAGTCGATTGAGCGCTGTCTGCTGCAAACAGATCTGGTATCCACGGCTGTTGCACTGAAGGTCGCAGAGAGCGCAGGTGGCTCGACATTACTAGTAGCATATGTTGTGCCGTCGGCATCAGATATCAGTCCTGCCCTGGTTAAGGAGGAGTACGCTCGCCTCTTTCCACACTTGATGATGCCGAGACTTCAGGCTGTAGATGCCATCGCCCTGACGCCCAGTGGCAAGGTTGATCGCAAACGGCTGGTCTGCGAATTCGAACAAGAGCTGCAGAATTACTCCTCTCTGTGCGAATCTCGAAAGTCGACCAGCATTCAAGACCGCTTGCAAGACCTCTGGGGCGGAGTGTTAAAGCTTCCCACCGATGGCCTCAGAGGGGAAGATGACTTTTTTGCCATCGGTGGGACGTCACTGCATGCGGCACGTCTGATTTTTCGAATCAACGAGTCGTTCCATATATCCCTCCGTGTAGCGGCCCTTTTCGAGTCTCCGACTCTCTCAGAGATGTGCGACGAGGTCAAGCAGGCGAAATGCGGCGGACAGCCTGATAATGTCATGGAGACTCCGTTATGGGTCCAGGATATGGCCCTCGGGGGTGATTTGAAGAGGCTGAATGGCTCTGTGCCTGACTGGAGGAGCAGAACAGAGGGCCATGTCTTCCTGACCGGGGCAACGGGCTTCGTTGGCTCCTTCATGCTCGTGGATCTGCTAGCCCATCCCCAGGTGCAAACTGTGGCATGTCTTGTCCGCGCTGAAAATGAAGCAAGGGCTTTCCTACGGATACAGAATGCACTAAAGCGCTTTGGTCTTGCTATTCAGCCGGAGGTGGCGGGCAAGATCATAGCCATTCCTGGCGATTTGGCCCACGACGAGCTTGGTCTTGATCAGGAGCAATATCAGCGCTGGGCCAGATGGTCCAGTGTGGTCTTCCACCTCGCAGCCCATGTGAATTTCGTTCAGCCGTACCCAAGTCACCGCGCCGTGAACGTGCTAGGAACCATAAATATGATCCGTTTCTCACAGGAAGGCAGGCAGAAGGCACTGCATTATACGTCAAGCATCAGTGCATATGGGCCTACCGGACTAGTCAATCAGTCGCGATATTTGACGGAGAATGAGCGCCCAGAGCTGCATAAGAACGCTCTTGAATTCGACACAGGTTACGCTCAAAGCCAGTTCACTGCTGAGACTGTTCTCTGGAACGCAATCGATATAGGAATCCCTATTGCTATCCATCGGTTAGGACTGGTCCTGGGCCATAGCAAAACGGGAAGAATGAATTCTGACGACTTTGTCAGTAGGCTGGTAACAGCCTGTATCCAGACGGGCGTCTATCCATCACTACCAAGACACCGAGAGGAAATTGTTCCTGTCGACTTTGTTGTCTCGAGTATACTGCAGATATCCTCCGACTCGCAAAATCTGGGCCAGGCATATAACATCGTCCAGCCCCAGCAAGATTCAATGAGTCTACATTCACTATTCCATTTGGTGAATCAACAATATACAGGCCGGTCCCTGAGGGGGGTGCCCTATATGGAATGGGTGGCTACCCTTTCAGAGACATCGAATCATCCTCTATCCTCACTTATTCCGATGCTAAAGGACAAAGTCTGGAATGACCACTCGCAGTGGCAGATGCAGCAAGATATGCCGATATTTAGGACCGACAATCTTCAACTTGCCCTATCCAATACTCCTGATAGCTTTCGCTGTCCGTCGCCTCGCACCCTTGTCCAACTTTATATTCCCCAGTGGGTTAAACACGTCCCTAGTGTCAAGAATATTCATCGATAG
- a CDS encoding flavin-containing monooxygenase (COG:Q;~EggNog:ENOG410PJH7;~InterPro:IPR036188;~PFAM:PF07992,PF13738;~SMCOG1092:hypothetical protein;~antiSMASH:Cluster_2.11), with protein MASNNDHIIRLPQTPTIGESDQLPIKPWIDKFNAIFWNHKIDQLGDILHENSWWRDMLALTWDFRTLQGLDRITSFVRDNYLRARFCNFDYCRTDRVHPEVEFPVPGLSWVRVVFTFDNRFGGGNGVAYLTKGERDGQWKAYSIYTALDNLNRSGAPHPERTGRDRPEGNIVSFPCVPGKTWLEQREELEFHDRDPTVLIVGAGQAGLNLAARLKAFGQSCLIIEQNGRVGDNWRKRYRTLVTHDRAEISHMAYLPFPETWPKYTPKDKLADWLESYASIMDLSVWTNSNIENADYSDAEGKWSVRVVRDGARRTLRPRHIAWCTGLYSIPKPLDFQEVKQFKGTVYHGSEHDDASKHDCGGKRVVVVGTGNTGHDIAEDYFRHGANVTIVQRSATYVLTQKEGLPLLPENAGLDDDQTPSGIKDVLSESLPWPVALALSVGITAKISNADRDTLQGLSKLGFKLEFGIDGAGILRQIVSRAGGYYIDVGCCQLLFDGLVKVKHSPGGIKAFDKTGIILADGGHLDADIVVLATGYESMNESVRQALGDKVADRCNQVWGLDEEGELRTIWRPSGHPGFWFMAGSLAMCRIYSKFVALQIAAAELKLVGDRGLS; from the exons ATGGCTTCAAACAACGATCACATAATTCGGCTCCCACAAACACCAACAATCGGCGAAAGTGATCAGCTGCCGATAAAGCCATGGATTGACAAATTCAATGCAATTTTCTGGAACCACAAAATCGACCAGCTGGGTGACATCCTCCATGAAAACTCCTGGTGGCGGGACATGCTCGCCTTGACCTGGGACTTCCGAACTCTCCAGGGCCTCGACAGGATAACCAGCTTCGTCAGGGACAACTATCTGCGTGCTCGCTTCTGTAATTTCGATTACTGCCGAACCGACAGGGTGCATCCCGAGGTCGAATTCCCAGTCCCTGGTCTCTCTTGGGTAAGAGTGGTCTTCACATTCGATAACCGGTTCGGGGGTGGGAACGGCGTCGCGTATCTAACGAAGGGAGAACGAGATGGACAATGGAAGGCGTATTCGATTTATACTGCCCTGGATAATTTGAATCGTTCGGGGGCTCCTCATCCGGAGAGAACTGGGCGAGACCGACCGGAGGGCAATATTGTGTCGTTCCCATGTGTGCCGGGGAAGACCTGGCTGGAGCAGCGTGAGGAGCTTGAGTTTCACGATCGTGATCCGACTGTGCTAATCGTCGGTGCTG GCCAGGCCGGACTGAACCTGGCCGCCCGCCTGAAGGCATTCGGGCAGTCTTGCTTGATCATAGAACAGAATGGCCGCGTCGGTGACAACTGGAGGAAGCGGTACAGG ACACTTGTTACCCACGACCGCGCCGAGATTTCCCACATGGCATATCTCCCATTCCCCGAGACCTGGCCGAAGTATACCCCGAAGGATAAGCTGGCAGACTGGTTGGAATCCTACGCGTCCATCATGGACCTGAGCGTCTGGACGAATTCCAATATCGAAAATGCCGATTACTCCGACGCAGAGGGGAAGTGGTCAGTTAGGGTTGTGCGTGATGGTGCCCGGAGAACGCTTCGACCTCGACATATCGCCTGGTGCACTGGGCTGTATTCTATACCCAAGCCGTTAGACTTCCAGGAAGTGAAGCAGTTCAAGGGAACTGTCTATCATGGCAGTGAGCATGATGATGCTTCGAAGCACGATTGCGGAGGGAAGAGGGTCGTTGTTGTAGGGACTGGCAATACAGGGCATGATATTGCAGAGGATTATTTTCGCCATGGAGCAAATGTTACAATTGTTCAGCGAAGCGCCACTTATGTCCTGACTCAGAAAGAGGGACTTCCCCTGCTGCCGGAGAATGCTGGCCTTGACGATGATCA AACACCGAGTGGAATCAAGGATGTTTTGTCTGAGAGCCTACCTTGGCCAGTCGCTCTCGCACTGTCTGTTGGTATCACGGCGAAGATATCTAACGCTGATAGGGATACTCTGCAGGGCCTTAGCAAACTCGGCTTTAAACTTGAATTTGGAATTGACGGTGCAGGAATACTGCGCCAGATTGTCTCGCGAGCAGGCGGATATTATATCGATGTCGGATGCTGTCAACTGCTTTTCGACGGTCTGGTGAAGGTCAAACACTCCCCTGGTGGAATCAAAGCGTTCGATAAGACAGGCATCATCCTGGCCGACGGTGGCCATCTCGATGCCGACATCGTCGTGTTGGCGACTGGCTACGAGAGCATGAATGAGTCCGTCAGACAGGCCCTTGGTGATAAAGTGGCGGATCGATGTAACCAGGTCTGGGGACTcgatgaagaaggggagCTGAGGACC ATATGGAGGCCAAGTGGACATCCTGGCTTCTGGTTCATGGCAGGCAGTCTTGCGATGTGTCGGATCTACTCCAAATTCGTTGCCCTGCAGATTGCAGCCGCTGAATTGAAACTGGTAGGAGACCGGGGGCTTAGCTGA
- a CDS encoding uncharacterized protein (COG:U;~EggNog:ENOG410Q2XK;~InterPro:IPR020846,IPR036291,IPR011701,IPR036259;~PFAM:PF07690;~SMCOG1020:major facilitator transporter;~TransMembrane:10 (o15-39i48-67o73-94i106-129o135-156i230-247o267-287i294-311o331-352i388-409o);~antiSMASH:Cluster_2.11;~go_function: GO:0022857 - transmembrane transporter activity [Evidence IEA];~go_process: GO:0055085 - transmembrane transport [Evidence IEA]) yields the protein MLNDRLRVPPSQVQFLTSAVLSMNALVSIAIAPVTGYLADKVYWKNNLLISCWVVNILGTAITAWSATLSTLLIGRLIQTFAGSFIWIAGMAILGDRAGSDHLAKAFSIVTLFASAGALSGPALSGALFQFASYSITWLSALLMLAVGILIQSLVIERVTEVDPKPADNIYVYTEAEPETQNDTDSLLSSRPEGLDTHSYQSISTLSKHPPVQPASSASIYYWMIRKKRVATALIADILFAIIIGSFEATIPLHVKGVFHWESLEAGGMFLLLQAPSLILAIPAGWLKDRIGMRLPATVGFLLMGAFLWFLGVPGNGNFEWATDPRTGETIYIVTLIGIGIARTLLLGFGGVEVLNGANELATEQPGIFGSGSGYSRAFAMSNISWKLGMFLGPLFSGVLTESVGYYLMNVMLGLPLSHSTQINPPFSQTLKTDYTSSLPRTTVHQTGYTEPSVLSILAETSATALISLIRCNDSEYLPLHMALLNACLQSKTCNRFIPSEWAGNIETFPHLPRSYVYTRAPLRDILQGTAALDLKWTLVNFGWFMEYFLPDGKSYMKRIPGEFPIDPVAWTYTVRGTGDELQGWTCGRDVARAVVALLDTDGDWEPEIYITGEWGTFNEAAKLLEKVYDCPFKRSHRTLKDIAAAMAEYETNPGPHTGIAELEEWTVSGATACPRETTLRQRAKYFSGIRFLAVEEMLRMAGEDGHV from the exons ATGCTCAACGACCGTCTCCGAGTTCCTCCCTCCCAAGTGCAATTCCTCACTTCGGCAGTATTGTCTATGAATGCATTGGTTTCAATTGCAATTGCCCCCGTCACAGGATATCTAGCGGATAAGGTATACTGGAAGAACAACCTCCTGATCTCTTGCTGGGTGGTTAATATTCTGGGCACCGCTATTACGGCGTGGTCTGCTACAT TATCAACACTTCTCATCGGACGACTTATCCAAACATTTGCGGGATCGTTCATCTGGATCGCGGGCATGGCCATTCTCGGGGATAGGGCTGGATCAGACCACCTCGCCAAAGCATTCAGCATTGTGACTCTGTTCGCGTCTGCTGGTGCTCTCTCTGGTCCGGCGTTGTCTGGTGCCCTATTCCAGTTTGCCTCGTATTCAATAACCTGGCTATCTGCACTCTTAATGCTCGCAGTCGGCATCCTCATCCAATCGCTTGTCATTGAACGAGTGACTGAGGTCGACCCAAAGCCAGCTGATAATATATATGTTTATACCGAAGCAGAGCCAGAGACGCAGAATGATACAGACTCTCTCCTTTCTTCTCGACCAGAAGGTCTAGACACCCACAGCTACCAATCCATCTCCACGCTCAGCAAGCATCCACCCGTGCAACCCGCCTCCTCGGCTTCTATATATTACTGGATGATACGCAAGAAGCGAGTAGCAACCGCACTTATTGCAGATATTCTCTTCGCTATAATTATCGGCAGCTTCGAGGCCACCATCCCCTTACATGTCAAAGGTGTCTTCCACTGGGAAAGTCTCGAGGCAGGGGGGATGTTTCTCCTCTTGCAGGCGCCGTCATTGATTCTGGCTATCCCTGCCGGGTGGCTCAAGGACCGCATTGGAATGCGTCTCCCTGCTACTGTGGGATTTCTGCTTATGGGTGCCTTTCTGTGGTTTCTGGGAGTACCTGGAAATGGGAATTTCGAGTGGGCGACTGACCCCCGAACCGGAGAGACGATTTATATCGTTACGCTTATAGGAATTGGGATTGCTAGGACACTCCTCCTtgggtttggtggtgttgaagtgtTAA ATGGCGCCAATGAGCTTGCTACCGAACAACCTGGTATTTTTGGCTCCGGCTCAGGGTACTCCCGTGCGTTTGCGATGTCCAATATCAGTTGGAAATTGGGCATGTTCCTCGGTCCCTTGTTCTCCGGTGTATTGACCGAGTCGGTTGGCTACTATTTGATGAATGTTATGCTTG GTCTGCCCTTATCCCATTCAACTCAGATCAACCCACCCTTCTCACAAACCCTAAAGACAGACTATACTTCTTCCCTTCCAAGGACCACCGTCCATCAGACAGGCTACACTGAGCCTTCCGTCCTGTCCATCCTCGCCGAAACCTCCGCAACGGCCCTAATCTCGCTAATCCGCTGCAACGACAGCGAGtacctccccctccacatGGCCCTCCTCAACGCATGCCTCCAATCCAAAACCTGCAACCGCTTCATCCCCTCCGAATGGGCCGGCAATATCGAAACGTTTCCTCATCTCCCACGTTCCTACGTGTACACCCGGGCGCCCCTACGCGATATCCTCCAAGGAACAGCTGCACTCGATTTGAAATGGACCCTCGTCAACTTCGGCTGGTTCATGGAGTACTTCCTACCGGATGGAAAGTCGTATATGAAGCGTATCCCTGGGGAGTTTCCGATTGATCCGGTTGCTTGGACTTATACTGTGCGTGGGACTGGCGATGAGCTTCAGGGGTGGACTTGTGGGAGGGATGTTGCGAGGGCTGTTGTGGCGTTGCTGGATACTGATGGAGATTGG GAGCCCGAGATATACATCACCGGCGAATGGGGCACGTTCAACGAGGCCGCCAAGCTACTGGAGAAGGTTTATG ATTGCCCATTCAAACGAAGCCACCGCACCCTGAAAGATATCGCCGCTGCGATGGCAGAATACGAAACTAACCCCGGGCCTCACACCGGCATTGCtgagttggaggagtggacTGTCAGTGGTGCGACGGCGTGTCCCAGGGAGACTACCCTGCGTCAGCGAGCGAAGTATTTCTCCGGGATTCGGTTTCtggcggttgaggagatgttgaggatggctggggaggatggCCATGTTTAG
- a CDS encoding sugar O-acetyltransferase (COG:E;~EggNog:ENOG410PKJ4;~InterPro:IPR024688,IPR018357,IPR011004,IPR001451;~PFAM:PF14602,PF00132,PF12464;~SMCOG1156:Chloramphenicol acetyltransferase;~antiSMASH:Cluster_2.11;~go_function: GO:0016407 - acetyltransferase activity [Evidence IEA];~go_function: GO:0016740 - transferase activity [Evidence IEA]): MPDETNYSLPARQKRPEILALARGLQGVPWCDEYEKMISGMLYDPYGPILLEARHRARGLTADYNNLDTRTVSSDRIGEVRLELLRKLVGRAGEGTFVEPPFLPDYGCNIIIGKEVFINFNMTVLDTSLVIIGDRALIGTSVSIISAGHETDLGSRKEMFEFGHPVFIEDDCWIGSNVVIMPGVRIGKGSTVGAGSVVTKDIPDYSVAYGNPCRVHRNVGPEATDV, encoded by the exons ATGCCAGACGAAACCAACTACAGCCTCCCCGCCAGGCAAAAGCGCCCCGAGATACTTGCCCTCGCGCGAGGTCTCCAAGGCGTGCCATGGTGCGACGAATACGAGAAGATGATTTCGGGAATGCT ATATGATCCCTACGGGCCAATACTGCTAGAAGCCCGGCATCGCGCCCGCGGACTCACAGCCGACTATAACAATCTCGACACGAGAACAGTATCATCCGACAGGATCGGCGAGGTGCGTTTGGAGCTGCTGAGGAAACTTGTTGGGAGAGCCGGCGAGGGGACATTCGTTGAACCCCCGTTTCTGCCGGATTATGGATGTAATATTATCATTGGGAAGGAGGTGTTTATTAACTTCAA caTGACAGTCCTTGACACGAGCCTGGTGATAATCGGCGACAGGGCCCTGATCGGGACGAGCGTCAGTATCATTTCTGCGGGACATGAGACGGACCTGGGATCGAGAAAGGAGATGTTTGAATTCGGTCATCCGGTGTTTATTGAGGATGATTGCTGGATAGGGTCGAATGTGGTTATCATGCCTGGGGTCAGGATTGGGAAGGGCTCTACAGTTGGTGCTGGATCTGTAGTGACGAAGGATATCCCTGATTATTCGGTTGCGTATGGGAATCCGTGTAGAGTGCACAGGAACGTTGGACCAGAGGCTACTGATGTGTAG